The Primulina eburnea isolate SZY01 chromosome 8, ASM2296580v1, whole genome shotgun sequence genome contains a region encoding:
- the LOC140839332 gene encoding LOW QUALITY PROTEIN: protein DETOXIFICATION 42-like (The sequence of the model RefSeq protein was modified relative to this genomic sequence to represent the inferred CDS: deleted 1 base in 1 codon), which produces MFKLDDLAAFLILAAKPLLSFMGVKSDSKMSYPAQQYLKLRSLGAPAVLLSLAMQGVFRGFKDTKTPLYATVAGDITNIILDPIFIFVFKLGVRGAAISHVISQYLISLILFWRLKEQVDLIPPNLKYLQFGRFLKNGFLLLTRVIAVTFCVTLAASMAARLGSTQMAAFQVCLQLWLSTSLLADGLSVAGQAILASALARKDYTSATVTVSRVLQLGLVLGLFLAAFLVIGLHFGARLFTDDVDVIHLIGVGIPFVSATQPINALAFVFDGVNFGASDFAYSAYSMGTVAIFSIVFLIILSSSKGYVGIWIALTIYMCLRAFAGFWRIGTGTGPWKFLRRWINGCLQLYIIYIL; this is translated from the exons ATGTTTAAATTGGATGATCTTG CTGCATTTCTCATTCTTGCGGCAAAACCTTTATTGAGCTTCATGGGAGTCAAATCT GATTCAAAAATGTCGTACCCTGCCCAACAGTACTTGAAACTAAGATCACTAGGTGCTCCTGCTGTGCTACTATCTTTGGCTATGCAAGGCGTTTTCCGGGGATTCAAGGACACAAAAACTCCACTTTATGCTACAG TGGCAGGAGATATCACTAATATAATATTGGACCCCATATTCATATTTGTCTTTAAATTGGGCGTGAGAGGTGCAGCCATTTCACATGTTATATCTCA GTATTTAATATCGTTGATACTCTTCTGGAGACTGAAAGAACAAGTGGATCTTATTCCACCTAATCTCAAGTACCTTCAATTTGgtcgttttcttaaaaatg GATTCTTGTTACTTACAAGGGTCATAGCCGTTACATTCTGTGTAACTCTGGCTGCATCAATGGCTGCAAGATTGGGATCGACCCAAATGGCCGCATTTCAAGTATGCTTGCAGCTCTGGCTATCCACGTCTCTTCTAGCCGATGGCTTATCCGTTGCTGGACAG GCAATTCTTGCAAGTGCATTAGCAAGAAAGGATTACACTAGTGCAACCGTCACTGTATCAAGAGTCTTGCAG TTGGGACTAGTTCTTGGATTGTTTCTTGCTGCATTTCTTGTGATTGGTCTACATTTCGGAGCAAGATTGTTCACCGACGATGTCGATGTTATCCATCTTATTGGTGTTGGAATCCCG TTCGTTTCAGCAACACAACCGATCAACGCGTTAGCATTCGTTTTCGATGGTGTAAACTTTGGAGCATCTGATTTTGCATATTCTGCATACTCAATG GGCACAGTAGCTATATTCAGCATTGTGTTTTTGATCATTCTTTCATCGAGT AAAGGATATGTGGGAATTTGGATTGCTCTCACTATTTATATGTGCCTCAGAGCATTTGCTGGATTTTGGAG AATAGGGACGGGAACAGGACCTTGGAAGTTTCTTAGGAGATGGATTAATGGTTGCTTACaactatatataatatatatattatga